In Myxococcus fulvus, the following proteins share a genomic window:
- a CDS encoding 2OG-Fe(II) oxygenase yields MSPLLPDPDRALGEANPLVITLEDLLNEHECQELVERIEALGPSAAPVTTSQGMVMRPDLRNNSRVMFDDPALADLLHQRILTHVPRRLERTWELCGANERLRCYRYEAGEYFAPHYDGAFVRDRNERSLLTYLVYLNDGAQGGATNFLDLGRSVTPRRGMGLVFNHHLYHEGATVTGGLKYVVRTDLMYRRALA; encoded by the coding sequence ATGTCGCCGCTGCTGCCGGACCCGGACCGTGCGCTGGGTGAAGCCAATCCGCTGGTCATCACGCTCGAGGACCTGCTCAACGAGCACGAGTGCCAGGAGCTGGTGGAGCGAATCGAGGCGCTGGGGCCCTCGGCCGCGCCCGTCACCACGTCCCAGGGCATGGTGATGCGGCCCGACCTCCGCAACAACTCCCGGGTGATGTTCGACGACCCGGCGCTGGCGGACCTGCTGCACCAGCGCATCCTCACCCACGTGCCGCGCAGGCTGGAGCGCACCTGGGAGCTGTGCGGCGCCAACGAGCGGCTGCGCTGCTACCGCTACGAGGCCGGCGAGTACTTCGCGCCGCACTACGATGGCGCCTTCGTGCGCGACAGGAACGAGCGCAGCCTGCTCACGTACCTGGTGTACCTGAACGACGGGGCCCAGGGCGGCGCGACGAACTTCCTGGACCTGGGGCGCTCGGTGACGCCCCGTCGGGGGATGGGGCTCGTCTTCAACCACCACCTGTACCACGAGGGCGCGACGGTGACGGGCGGCCTCAAGTACGTGGTGCGCACGGACCTGATGTACCGCCGCGCGCTTGCCTGA